The Mesorhizobium loti DNA segment GCAACTACGCAACAGACGAGCTTCAGTTTCAGATCGACGGATGCCTGTGCAGCTAATGGTATCTATGTAAAAAATACAGAAACTATAAGCGTAATAAAATTATACTACATATGTAGAAAATATTTTTCCTGAAACATATACATCATCGACATACGTGCAAATGCATGAATAAAAACGATTTTTGAGGGCCGCCGACTCCCCGTTGCTGGCAGGCCTCACTGCTTGGTGCATAGCGCGAAGATCGGCCGTCAATCACCGATCAAAGGCATCGGATTCCAAAGGCCGTCAAACACTGATGGCCGTACCTGCCGGCAACCTGGGGGGTGACCAGCCCAGCGGCGACCTATGTCAAAGCAAACGATCCAGTTGGCGCTTTGGGAAGCGCTGTTAGCCAATCCCAAGCCAGATGCCCTCAGAATATCCGGTAGAACAGCCTGTAGCGCACACGTTCCATGTAAGCGCGATACTCCGGCGCGGCGGCCAGCAGGGCCTCCTCGCGCAGGATACGATACAGCTGCATATAGGTGATGACCGCATACACCGCGAGGTTGTGGAAGGAAAAGGCCGACAACAGATAGAGCACATGGCCGGCAAGGTAGCCGGCATAGATCGGATGCCGCACAATCCGGTAGGCGCCACCCGTCATCACGCCGCGATTGCCAGGCAGGATCGCAAAGGAACGGCCAAGCGATATCTTGCCCCAGATGACAAACAACAGCGCAACAAACTGCAGCGGCGCGGCGACATAGACCGGAACAAGCGCTATGCCAGGCTGAAGGCTGACCAACGCGACACCGAAACTAGCGGTCACGGAGACGATGACCGTAAGCAGGTTCCAGTCACGCGTCACCGGACGCCGCGACAGAAGCAGCCAGGTGAAAGTGAGTATCTCGGAAATCGCCACCAGCGCGGCGTTGAGCCGGGTCGGGTCGTCCACGAGCTGAGACACGCCGCGATAGACGAACAGCCCCGCGCAGGCCAGGGCACAAAGGCGAAAGAAGCCCTCGCGCAGGTCGACCAGTATGTCATGCCTTCGCGCGGCGGAGAAAAATCCGCCCTCATTACTATGCGAAAACGCTTCACTTTTTGACGTGAGCAACGCAAGCACCCCGATGATCCCTCGGAAGGACCATTGCACGCAACCATTGCCGGGGGGTTAACCGGCAAGATCGGATCGGCGCGAAATCGGGCCTACGTCAGGCACAGGCTCAGGTTTGGACACTGTTGGAAGCGGGTCTGCAATTTATGCTTGCATTTTTGGAACAAATAAGGAACAATACAAAGATTACCGCTGAGGCGGACCAAGGTTTTTCGGGGGGAGGACCAGCAATATGGCGAGCTGGAATGGTGCGCGGCTGCCAGCCGCCGCGATCCGATTGCCTGTGCCGAGGAAGGTTTCGCCCAGCTGGCTGTTGGCTGGGCTCGCGGTCATTCTCGCCTTCAACGTATCGGCGCTCGCGGCAGAGAAGGATTATGCCACCTGCATCGGCAAGGACATCGAGCCGGACAAGCGCATCGCCGCCTGCACGCCGATTGCCGAGGACACCAGGGAGATGACGCGCATCCGCGTCATGGCCTACTTCTATCGAGGGGTCGGCTGGGACGACAGGCAGGATCAGGATCGGGCGATCGCGGACTACAGTGAGGCGATTGCGCTCGATCCAAAACAGGCCTCGCCATACTTCAACCGCGGAGCCGATTGGTACGACAAGGGAGACAACGACCGGGCTATCGCGGATTTCAACGTCGCCATCAGCCTGGAACCATCGTCCAGCGATGCTTATTCCAGCCGCGGCGCCGCCTTCCTGCGCAAAGGCAAGACCGATGCGGCCATTCTCGATTTTCAGCAGGCGATCGAGGCCGATCCAGGCAACGGCAAGGCGCATGCCGGCCTCGGGATCGCCTGGGACAGGAAGAACGACCTGGTGCGCGCCGTCGCCGAATATGACGAGGCGATCCGCATCGATCCGCAGGACGCGATCGCCCATATCAACCGCGGCATTGCCCGCGCCGCCACGGGCGAATTCGATCCCGCCATCGCCGATTATGACGTTGCGCTGGGCCTCGATCCAAATAACGCCGACGCCTATGCCGGCCGCGGTGCCGCCTGGCTTGGCAAGAACGATTGGATTCGCGCGATTTCCGACACCAGCAAGGCAATCGAACTGGATGCCGCTGGTATCGACGGTTACTATTACCGGGCCGTAGCGTGGGCAAGCAAAGGCAACGGCGATCGCGCCATAGCCGATTTCGACAGAGCGATCGCTCTTGATGCGAACTATGCCAGGGCCTATTTCGGTCGCTCCCTGGTGCGCACCCGCAGCGGCGACGCCACCGGCGCGGCCGCCGATTGCCGAAAGGCCGTCGAGCTCGATCCGAAAAAGGCAGGTGGCTGCGACACAGGGCCGGTGGGCGCGAAGGCGCCGGCCGTGCCGCAGACGCCCAAGCCTGCCGCGTCCCCGGTGTACGAACCGCTGCAACTATACCCCAAAGAGGACCACTCCGAACTCGTTGCCTGGAATCTCAAACGGGGACTGGAACAGCAGGTGCAAGGCGACGTCGCAGGCGCGATAGATTCATTCAGCTTTGCGATCCAGCTGGATCCGTACAACGCCGAGGCCTTCTACGACCGGGCGCTTGCCGAGGCATCCCAGGGAAATTACGCCACTGCCGCCACCGACTGCCGGCGCGCCATCGAACTCGATCCGAAGCGTGCAGGCTCTTGCAGCGAACACGCCCCGGGCCAAACAGCTCCGTCGGTTGCCGCAGGGAAGAACCCGGCAGCCGCAAAAATCCTGCTCGAGCGCGCCGAGGCGCGGCTCGCAAAATATGGCGTCGACGGCGCACTTCTCGATCTCGACAAGGCGATCAGCCTGGATCCCGAGAGCGCCGAAGCCTATTTCAGCCGGGCCGGCGCCAGGACGCTGAAGGGCGATACGGTCGGTGCAGCGGCGGATTGCCGCCGTGCCGCCGAACTCGATCCAAAATGGGCGGGAGGCTGTAGTGAACAGGTTGCGGGTAACCACGGCAAACCGCCATCATTGCCGGACACGCAACAGCCGGCGCCGCCAGCCATCGTTCCCGATCTGACGGCCACGCAGGACACGCTGGCCGCGAGAACCTTGGAGGCGACCGACCCGCAGGCCCTGGAAGCGATCCTTGGTGGTGATGCCTTCCTGGACATGGGCAAGTACGATCAGGCGATCGGCGCCTACAACCACGCGATCGCGCTCGATCCGAACAACCGGTTCGCCTATTTCGGCCGCGGCAAGGCCTGGGCCGCCAAACGTGCCTACCAGCAGGCGATCGCCGACTACGGCAAGGTCATCGAACGCGCCCCCAATTTTGCCCCGGCGCATTTTCGCCGGGGCCTCGCCAAGATCACCCTTGGCGACATCGATGGCGCTCTCGCCGACTGCGACCGAGCCGCCGCACTCGATCCAAAGGCGCGCGACGCATTTTACTGCAAAGGTATGGCTCAGCATGCCAAGGGCGACGCAGCAAGCGCAATCGCTGCCTATTCGGTGGCGATCGGGATCGATCCGAAGGATGATGCCAGCTATTACGGGCGCGGCATGGCGTGGGCCGACGGCAAGGACTATTCGAAGGCGATTGACGACTTCGATCGAGCCATAAAGCTCAGCCCCAGCAATCCAGACTATATGGTTGCACGCAAAGCGACGGTAGCTGCCCTGGCAGAAGGTGGTGCCGCGCAGGACGCCGTCGGCTCGGACCCGAAGAACCTCAAGGCTTTCGTCGACCGCGGCAACGCCTTCTACGACAAGGGCAAATTCGATCGCGCCATCGCCGAATACAGCAAGGCGATTACGCTCGATCCAAGAAAAGCCTCGGCCTATGTCGGCCGCGGTTTGTCGCTTGTCGAGAAGGGTATGTACGACGCAGCCATCGCCGACTTCGGCGAGGTGATCAGACGCTATCCCGGCTATTCAGACGCCTACATCGGCCGCGCCGTCGCGTGGACAAACAAGAACGAACTGGATCGTGCCATCGCCGACTACAGCCGCGTGATCGAACTCAACCCGCAATATGCGCCGGCTTATTTTGCGCGTGGCACTGTCTGGTTCACCAAGGGCGACTACGATCCGGCGGTCGCCGACATGGACCAGGCGCTGAAGCTCAATCCAAAGATGGCCCTCGCCCGCAAGGGTCGCAAGTTGGCCATGATTGCAAGAGACGAAGCCAATGCATCGAAGATGTCAGGCCAAGCCGCTGGCCGGGCCAGCGAGCAAGCGACCCAGCCGAGTTGGACTTCGCTGGCTGCGCAAACCTTCAACAAGGGTCGAGCGCTGTATGGAAAGAACGACTATGATGGTGCCATAGCCCAGTTTGGCAAGGCGATTTCATTCTTTCCCGCATTCCACGACGCCTATCTCGCCCGTGCCACGGCCTGGGAGGCCAAGGGCGATTACGCTCATGCGGTCGCCGATTACAGCCAGGCGATCGCGCTCAATCCGGATCTTGCCGAGACCTACTACGACCGCGGCCAGAACCGCGGCTTCCAGGGGGACGACAATGGGGCTCTCGCGGACTACGAGAGGGCCATCAGTCTCAATCCCACCGATGCGAAGGTCTACGCCAATCGGGGTCTCATATGGATGGGCAGACATGAGGACGTCGCGGCGTTGCGCGATTTCGAAAAGGCACTCAGCCTCGATCGCAAGAATCCCTTTGCCTATTTGGGCCGAGGCATGATCAGGACCAGCAGGGCGGACTATGACGGCGCCATCGCCGATTTGAGCCAGGCGATAAAGCTCGAACCGGATTTCGCCACCGCCTACAACGCGCGAAGCAAGGCATGGGAAGCCACGGGCAACCACAAGCGCGCCGAGGCTGACCGCAAGAAAGCGCTGAGCCTCGGGGCGAAATAGAGACAGGATTCGGGAGCGCTGCCAGATGACGTGTTGGAGAGCCTTGGGCGATGGGAAGCCTTCACGCCAGGCGAGCCCCTTTGGCTGGCCGGCCATTCCCCCAAGGCTCGAAAGGCAGACCGGCGCGCCCTACCCCAACGTTGAATTGCTGAAATACCTCGCAAAATCAGGACGCTGCGTCAGAACCTTGCCATCAGCGTCGCGCAGAATGCCGGCGGTGAAGAGATAGTCGCCGATCGCGTCCATCTTGGCCGGATCCATCGTGCCGATGGCGCCGTTTGCCGCGCGCAGATAGTGGCCGTCGATCAGCGCCTTCAGCGAGGCCTCGATCAACGCCGGATTGGTCAAGGCATCCTTGTTGGCGGCGATCAGCAGCGCGGCGGCTTCCCCGGGATGATCGACGCAGAACTGATAGCCGCGCCGTGTTGCCTGGATAAAGGCTGAAGCCAATGCCGGGTTTGCCTGCAGATAGGCTTCGCTCGACGAGATCAGCGTCGTGTGCTCGTCGGGCACGCCGTAATCGGCATAAATA contains these protein-coding regions:
- a CDS encoding Peptidase C14 caspase catalytic subunit p20 → MASWNGARLPAAAIRLPVPRKVSPSWLLAGLAVILAFNVSALAAEKDYATCIGKDIEPDKRIAACTPIAEDTREMTRIRVMAYFYRGVGWDDRQDQDRAIADYSEAIALDPKQASPYFNRGADWYDKGDNDRAIADFNVAISLEPSSSDAYSSRGAAFLRKGKTDAAILDFQQAIEADPGNGKAHAGLGIAWDRKNDLVRAVAEYDEAIRIDPQDAIAHINRGIARAATGEFDPAIADYDVALGLDPNNADAYAGRGAAWLGKNDWIRAISDTSKAIELDAAGIDGYYYRAVAWASKGNGDRAIADFDRAIALDANYARAYFGRSLVRTRSGDATGAAADCRKAVELDPKKAGGCDTGPVGAKAPAVPQTPKPAASPVYEPLQLYPKEDHSELVAWNLKRGLEQQVQGDVAGAIDSFSFAIQLDPYNAEAFYDRALAEASQGNYATAATDCRRAIELDPKRAGSCSEHAPGQTAPSVAAGKNPAAAKILLERAEARLAKYGVDGALLDLDKAISLDPESAEAYFSRAGARTLKGDTVGAAADCRRAAELDPKWAGGCSEQVAGNHGKPPSLPDTQQPAPPAIVPDLTATQDTLAARTLEATDPQALEAILGGDAFLDMGKYDQAIGAYNHAIALDPNNRFAYFGRGKAWAAKRAYQQAIADYGKVIERAPNFAPAHFRRGLAKITLGDIDGALADCDRAAALDPKARDAFYCKGMAQHAKGDAASAIAAYSVAIGIDPKDDASYYGRGMAWADGKDYSKAIDDFDRAIKLSPSNPDYMVARKATVAALAEGGAAQDAVGSDPKNLKAFVDRGNAFYDKGKFDRAIAEYSKAITLDPRKASAYVGRGLSLVEKGMYDAAIADFGEVIRRYPGYSDAYIGRAVAWTNKNELDRAIADYSRVIELNPQYAPAYFARGTVWFTKGDYDPAVADMDQALKLNPKMALARKGRKLAMIARDEANASKMSGQAAGRASEQATQPSWTSLAAQTFNKGRALYGKNDYDGAIAQFGKAISFFPAFHDAYLARATAWEAKGDYAHAVADYSQAIALNPDLAETYYDRGQNRGFQGDDNGALADYERAISLNPTDAKVYANRGLIWMGRHEDVAALRDFEKALSLDRKNPFAYLGRGMIRTSRADYDGAIADLSQAIKLEPDFATAYNARSKAWEATGNHKRAEADRKKALSLGAK
- a CDS encoding Isoprenylcysteine carboxyl methyltransferase — translated: MLALLTSKSEAFSHSNEGGFFSAARRHDILVDLREGFFRLCALACAGLFVYRGVSQLVDDPTRLNAALVAISEILTFTWLLLSRRPVTRDWNLLTVIVSVTASFGVALVSLQPGIALVPVYVAAPLQFVALLFVIWGKISLGRSFAILPGNRGVMTGGAYRIVRHPIYAGYLAGHVLYLLSAFSFHNLAVYAVITYMQLYRILREEALLAAAPEYRAYMERVRYRLFYRIF